The region TCTTCTGGAGTTACCCCCATTTTAAGTGCAAGTTCATCTGCTCGCTTAAAGCCTATGGAGTTTATGGAAGTTAAAATGTAAGGATTTTCTTTTATTTTAGTACATGGTTCATCTACATCTTTCATAGCAGATGCTATGGTTGTTAAAAGTGCTTGAGAGACATCATAAGGGCTTAAAAACTCACCTAGTTTTCTCATGGAGCGAAACTTCTTCCATGAAGTTTGAATCTTTTTAAGACGCTTTTCTTTGATACCTTTAAACTCTAAAAGTCGCTCTATATCATTGTCTAAAATATCTATGAGTTTTTCATTACCAAAATGCTCTATAAGTTCGCTTGAGAGTTTTTTTGTAAAACCTTTTACGATTTTATTTAAAAAGAAAAATAGTTGATTTTGATTTACTTTGATGGAGTCAAATTTAAAAGTCTTACCATACTTTTTATGTTCTTCCCAAAAGCCACTAAGAGTTATGGCAGAACCTTTTATATGAGAGACTTCACTCTCTAAGTAAGTACCACTTATCTTTTCACCTGTTTTTAAAACAGCAATGAAAAACCCCTCATCTTCAAATAAAATTCGATCTATTTGACCAATGAGAGTTGTACTCAACTACTCAATCTCCAAAGCTTTATCAACACAAGCTTTTAGAGAAGTATTCTCTGCTATAAAAGGTTTTATATACTCTGGAAAATACTTTGCTGTTGTTTTTCCTATGGAAATAGCCTTATAGGAGTTATCCCATGAATAAACTTTAAAAAAGTATTTTATTGTTGATGGTGATGAGAAAATAATTTTAGAGTTTTTTGGTAAAACTTTTTTTTCATCTTGTTCTTTAAAATTATTTTCATAAACAATAACATCATCACACTCAATGCCATTGCTATTTAAAATATTTATCAAATCCGAAACTACTTCTCTAGCTCTTATATATAAAACTCTTTTTCCTTTAAGCTCTGGCAAAATTTCATAAGCAAACTCATCTCCATGCCTTTTTTTACTAGAAAACTCAAGTTTTCCATTAAAGTCCTTAATGAGTTTTGCAGTTTGTTCTGAAATAGCATAAGAAGGGATTTTTCTCCACTCTTTATTTATAGACTCAACTGCTAAAACACCATTTTTTGAGCTAAAAATAAGTGCATCATATTTTGAAAAATCTATATACTGTTTTATATATTTTATTTCAAAAAGAGGTATATTTTTTGCAAATTTTACTTTTTCATCGTTTAATAAGTAGATGTTTTGTTTTTTATATTCCATATATTTTAAAAGTTTTTGAAAGTTTTTTCTTAAAGAGAATTTTTGTTTTGCAAAGGCTATAGACTTATCTTTTAAAACTTTAAATTGAATATTTTGTTTTGTTAAATGGTAAGTGATTTTAAAAAACTCAAGTTCTATAAATCTGTTTGAATACTTTGTATCATAAAAGAGAGTCTTTGTTTTTTTGTCGTATTCGTAGTATATTAAGTTTAACGGATTGATTATTTTTTGTATATTCACAACTCTCTCCCAAATAAAGTGTTACATTATAACACTTCATTAGTAATCAATTCTAACTAAAAATTTTGAATATACAAATCAATATGCTATAATTTTGGCAGTTGGGACAATTGAGGAGCGCTAACTCCCCAAAAGCTTTTAATATAATCTTAATTCTATGAGAACTAAAATTATAACAATTACGAATGCTAGTCGCATTGTTACATCCTTTAGTTAAAGGCTGACCCTGTCCCACCTTCCACCTTACAATGCCAAAATCATCATAACCGCCAACTGACAATATGATTCTAGTACAATTTTTATAGATTATCTAAATATATGACAAATTGTCATATATCTAAGCTTTTACCCTCTTGATTCTATCGGCTTCTTGAGCTTTATAAAGCTCTGCACACCCTTTTGAGAGGTCACGGATTTTAAGAATGTAGTTTTGTCTCTCAGTTTGTGAGATGGCTTTTCTAGCATCTAGGACATTAAATGTGTTAGATGCTAACATACAAAGGTCATAAGCAGGAAGAGGAAGTTCAGCCTCCAATGCTCTTTGACACTCTTGAGCTTTTGCATTAAAATCAGCAAAAAGCATATCTGTATCTGCTACTTCAAAGTTGTACTTTGAAAACTCTATCTCGCTCTCTTTATGGACATCTTTGTAAAGTGTTTTTCCATGTTCGTTCTCACCCCACACAATATCAAAAACATTATCAACACCTTGAAGATACATCGCAAGTCTCTCAGTTCCATAAGTAATCTCAACAGCTACAGGGTTACACTCGATGCCACCAACTTGTTGAAAGTAAGTAAACTGAGTAACTTCCATACCATTTAACCATACTTCCCAGCCAAGACCCCAAGCACCCAAAGTTGGAGATTCCCAATTGTCCTCTACAAAACGAATATCGTGCTGTGAAACATCAAGACCTAAATACTCTAATGATTTTAAGTAGAGCTCTTGAATGTTATCTGGAGATGGTTTGATAAGTGCTTGAAATTGATAGTATGAACCAAGTCTATTTGGGTTTTCACCATACCTTCCATCCGTTGGACGACGTGATGGTGCTACATAAGCAACTGACCAAGGTTGTGAATCTAGTGAACGTAAAAAAGTAGCTGGATGAAATGTTCCTGCACCTGCTGGGATATCGTAAGGCTGAACTATATTACACCCTTGTTTCATCCAAAATTCTTGAAGTTTTAGTAGCATCTCGCTAAATGTTATCATATCAAAAGTACCTTTTCTTATTTGTTTATTTTTCTCTCGTTCCATCCTCTCCTGAGGTGGAATGCATACCAGAAGCAAGCTCATAGATGCTAACCTCGTCACACCTCAGAAGAGGTGTGACGAGGTTATATGGCGAGGTTAAAAAACTGTTTGCAATTATACCATTTTACAAACTATATCGCCCACTTCTTTATTTAAAGAGTTTGCAACAACATCGCATTTTACTTTAAGTAAAAAACAGATATTTTTTTTATGAGATTCACTCATACACTCATAGTTTCCCATACCTTTAGATATAACTAAATCAACCGAGTCAAAAAGTTTTTTTGATTTTTCATTTGCTCTTGTATATGCAAAGCCAGGAGTATTTACTCCACTATCTACTAAAGAGCAAAGTTTATCAAAGCCAGCTTCTTTTGCCTCTTTCATAGTCACATCGTTTATGATTGGATTGCCTCTGACCATGTAAGAGTATGAAGCATCTGGATACAACTCTTTTAAAGTCTCTATAAAAAGATAATCAAAAATATGTTCACCAACATTATCACCTATGATTAAAACAGTTTTTGCAGATGCCAAATTTTCTTTAAATTTTTCAAAATCACTATCTGCAAATTCAGTGTAAAATACTTTTGATAACTCCTCTTCTAAGTCAAACTCAACTGCGGCGGCCAAGTCTATAACATTTCCTGCAACAGCAGTCTTTGTAGCAGTTAAAAGTTTATCTTCAGAGTTAAAAATAGTTTCTTTTACAAGAGGAATAAACGAGAGTGCTTTTTTAGTTGATAGAGCTTTTACTTCATCATAAAGATCAGTTTTATTGGCTATTTCAGCCATTTTTTCATAAACATTAGATGCTATTTCAGGTGGAGTTTCATCATAAGAGAAAGCTAAACTCATCTCTTTAACTCTAGAAGTAATTTTGTCTTTTAAAGAGTCGTTTGCGTTTATGGCTTCTGATACTTTAACACTTTGATTTATGATGCAATCAACACAGGTTTCATTTATTTTCATCAGGAAGTGTGTTCGTCAATAGCTTTGTTCCACATAAGCTTATATTTTCTACGCATAAATTCAACTTCTTGTTGAGAAAGTTTTAATTGCTCTTGAAGTGTGTGAATAGTTTTTCTATCTTCATCATAAAGCTCTTGAAGAGAGGCTAAAGCTTCTCTTAAAAATTCATTTTCATTTTTTACAGAGACGATTGTTTCATCTTTGGCATCTAGAACTTTTTCATGAAGATTGATGATAGTACCTATTGTTTTTTCAACAAATTCAGGTTGTACCAACATCTCTTTTGTATTACGAAGTGAGAGCTCTTTTAATTGAGCAGGAACTACTTGGTCTGAGCCTTTAGATGGGTCAATCATTCTAACACCATTTTCTACTTTTACAGTTAGTTTTTCACGTTCGCATAAATCATCAATCGCGTTAATATCTAAACCTGTAAGTTCCATATACTCATCATCACTCATCCACGTCATAGCCATTCCTTAATTTATTTCATAAATTTAAGGGAACCTTTGCATTTTGTATATTACGATAAAGAAACGACTCCCTTTATCTACGCTAACGCTTGGTTTCCCTCGGCGGGAAGCCCACGGTATTAATACCGTCTAAAATTTAAAATTTATATCTTTATAATTGTCTCTATTTCTAAAGAATCCATTTCAACTTTTTTAGCTTTAGAAATTCTATCTTCTCTTAGTTTTACTGTTAATTCTTCATTATCAAGTGCTAGCATCTGCATAGCTAAATAAGCAGAATTTATAGCTCCTGCTTTTCCTATAGCCACAGTAGCAACTGGCATTCCAGCTGGCATCTGAACAGTTGAGAGTAGTGCATCTATACCACTTAAAGCAGAAGCAGACATAGGAACACCAATAATAGGTTTAACAGTTTTAGAAGACAAGACACCCGCTAAATGTGCAGCCATTCCTGCAGCAGCTATAAAGACTTGAGCCCCTTTTTTCTCAGCTTCTAAAATATACGTCGCTGTTCTCTCTGGTGAGCGGTGAGCTGAAGATATAATCATCTCATAGTTAACACCAAAAGCCTCTAGTGTGTCAGAACAAGACTTCATTATTTCATAGTCACTTTTTGAACCCATTACAATTGATACAAATTTCATATTATTTTCTCCTAAAATTTTTTAGATTATACACTTTTTTTATTTCTTTGGAAATGTTCCCATATCTGGATGCGAAGGAATTCTAAAAAAAGTATAAGATGGAAAGAGTGTAGGCAAGGCT is a window of uncultured Sulfurimonas sp. DNA encoding:
- a CDS encoding uroporphyrinogen-III synthase, coding for MNIQKIINPLNLIYYEYDKKTKTLFYDTKYSNRFIELEFFKITYHLTKQNIQFKVLKDKSIAFAKQKFSLRKNFQKLLKYMEYKKQNIYLLNDEKVKFAKNIPLFEIKYIKQYIDFSKYDALIFSSKNGVLAVESINKEWRKIPSYAISEQTAKLIKDFNGKLEFSSKKRHGDEFAYEILPELKGKRVLYIRAREVVSDLINILNSNGIECDDVIVYENNFKEQDEKKVLPKNSKIIFSSPSTIKYFFKVYSWDNSYKAISIGKTTAKYFPEYIKPFIAENTSLKACVDKALEIE
- the purE gene encoding 5-(carboxyamino)imidazole ribonucleotide mutase, with the translated sequence MKFVSIVMGSKSDYEIMKSCSDTLEAFGVNYEMIISSAHRSPERTATYILEAEKKGAQVFIAAAGMAAHLAGVLSSKTVKPIIGVPMSASALSGIDALLSTVQMPAGMPVATVAIGKAGAINSAYLAMQMLALDNEELTVKLREDRISKAKKVEMDSLEIETIIKI
- the glyQ gene encoding glycine--tRNA ligase subunit alpha: MITFSEMLLKLQEFWMKQGCNIVQPYDIPAGAGTFHPATFLRSLDSQPWSVAYVAPSRRPTDGRYGENPNRLGSYYQFQALIKPSPDNIQELYLKSLEYLGLDVSQHDIRFVEDNWESPTLGAWGLGWEVWLNGMEVTQFTYFQQVGGIECNPVAVEITYGTERLAMYLQGVDNVFDIVWGENEHGKTLYKDVHKESEIEFSKYNFEVADTDMLFADFNAKAQECQRALEAELPLPAYDLCMLASNTFNVLDARKAISQTERQNYILKIRDLSKGCAELYKAQEADRIKRVKA
- a CDS encoding DUF3972 domain-containing protein — protein: MTWMSDDEYMELTGLDINAIDDLCEREKLTVKVENGVRMIDPSKGSDQVVPAQLKELSLRNTKEMLVQPEFVEKTIGTIINLHEKVLDAKDETIVSVKNENEFLREALASLQELYDEDRKTIHTLQEQLKLSQQEVEFMRRKYKLMWNKAIDEHTS
- a CDS encoding ARMT1-like domain-containing protein, yielding MKINETCVDCIINQSVKVSEAINANDSLKDKITSRVKEMSLAFSYDETPPEIASNVYEKMAEIANKTDLYDEVKALSTKKALSFIPLVKETIFNSEDKLLTATKTAVAGNVIDLAAAVEFDLEEELSKVFYTEFADSDFEKFKENLASAKTVLIIGDNVGEHIFDYLFIETLKELYPDASYSYMVRGNPIINDVTMKEAKEAGFDKLCSLVDSGVNTPGFAYTRANEKSKKLFDSVDLVISKGMGNYECMSESHKKNICFLLKVKCDVVANSLNKEVGDIVCKMV